A DNA window from Vigna angularis cultivar LongXiaoDou No.4 chromosome 1, ASM1680809v1, whole genome shotgun sequence contains the following coding sequences:
- the LOC108345389 gene encoding endoribonuclease Dicer homolog 4 isoform X4: MPDGESSAVVGDQPSMDPSLSLSNQQLFLGLSQVELDDDTVKKDPRKIARKYQLELCKKAMEENIIVYLGTGCGKTHIAVLLMHEMGHLIRKPQKNICVFLAPTVALVHQQAKVIADSTDFKVGIFCGSSKRLKRHQDWEQEIGQYEVLVMTPQILVHNLSHCFIMMEMIALLIFDECHHAQVKSNHAYAVIMKIFYNSNSSKVPRIFGMTASPVVGKGASSEANLARSINSLEHMLDAKVYSVEDKELKSFVTTPVINIYHYASTASGETSMYLKIEEIKRQCIATLGRSSEDHQKLMNTKKLLNRMHDNVVFCLQNLGIWGALQASHILLSGDRSERHELVEAEGNSSDDSVCDTYLAQVAELFTSQCIKGDNVSDDLSSSEILKEPFFSAKLLRLFGILSTFRLQKNMKCIIFVNRIVTARSLSYILQKLKLLRQWRSDYLVGVHSGLKSMSRKTMNMILDKFRSGELNLLVATKVGEEGLDIQTCCLVIRFDLPETVASFIQSRGRARMPQSEYAFLVDRYFDPKPNFYFLDDSEGIVCHIRLPSNAPIHQILGAPQLSMEASKRDACLKAIEELYKLGALSNFLLPKEDDAAPEEQVSGSTDEDECEDAISRGELHEMLVPSAFGQSWTNKDEIVHLNSYYIKFCPCPVDRVYKEFGLFIMARLPMEAEKLELDLHLAHGRSVMTKFLPFGVVEFDKDEIKMAEKFQEMFLKIILDRLEFVAETVDLGLTAEAETSSSTFYLLLPVVLQEYGNAMKVDWKTVKRCLWSPIFRHPQYTMDKRKIPFDIHLQLANGYKSVRDVENSLVYAPHKRTFYFVTNIDYEKTGFSLHKESGTSSYADDLIEKFSIHLKYPKQPLLHVKPLPNLHNLLHNRKREDAEPQELDEYLIYLPPELCELKIIGFSKDIGSSISLLPSIMHRLGNLLVAIELKQLLSFSFPEAAEVSALRVLEALTTEKCQERFSLERLEVLGDAFLKFVVARHFFLVHDSFHEGDLTKRRSNAVNNSNLLKLAIGRNLQIYICDQIFDPSQFYALGRPCPRICCKETEESIHFCANSVKEQGKVTENRCNKNHHWLHKKTVADVVEALVGAFLVDSGFKAAVAFLTWIGIQVGFEALQVVDICIASAGYFPLSSDVDIPSLESKLGHQFLHKGLLLQAFVHPSYNKLGGGCYQRLEFLGDAVLDYLIASYLFSAYPKLKPGQLTDLRSLSVNNKAFACVAVDRSFDKYLLCDSNGLSEAIKKYVDYVRSPSTDSGIKEGPKCPKALGDVVESCVGAILLDTGFNLNKVWKIMTSFLDPIMKFSSSLQLSPIRDLRELCQAHNLELEFLPVPSKLTKTFTVEAKASGNNVCETASATGQNKKEACRIASLILFSKFKAQGWKAKSKTLEEVLESTSKMEPKLIGYDETPIDVTDTNTAKHIMVTADLYSKSNPEIRRIPNTDEICSPCVKRVGQVLQSSMREKLSEISENHCSSESSGAGTSRSRLYELCAAYCWKPPSFECCKEEGPAHLKQFTYKMTLEIEEVPDTILEFVGEPRSKKKDAAESAAQGAFWYLQQEGYFA; the protein is encoded by the exons ATGCCTGACGGAGAGTCCTCGGCTGTGGTGGGCGACCAACCCTCCATGGACCCTTCTTTAAGTCTCTCCAATCAACAACTGTTCCTCGGTCTTTCCCAAGTTGAACTTGACGATGACACAGTCAAGAAAGATCCCCGAAAAATTGCAAGAAA GTATCAGTTGGAGTTGTGCAAAAAAGCTATGGAGgaaaatataattgtatatttaGGGACAGGGTGTGGGAAAACTCATATTGCTGTGCTTCTTATGCATGAAATGGGCCATTTGATTCGTAAACCGCAGAAGAACATATGTGTCTTTCTTGCCCCTACTGTTGCTTTAGTTCATCAG CAAGCAAAGGTTATAGCAGACTCTACTGATTTTAAGGTTGGAATTTTCTGTGGAAGTTCCAAGCGCTTGAAACGGCATCAAGACTGGGAACAGGAGATTGGACAATATGAG GTTCTTGTTATGACCCCACAAATATTAGTGCACAACTTATCTCATTGTTTCATCATGATGGAAATGATTGCACTTTTGATATTTGATGAATGTCATCATGCTCAAGTCAAAAGCAACCATGCTTATGCAGTAATCATGAAA ATTTTCTACAATAGTAATTCTTCAAAGGTTCCTCGTATATTTGGCATGACCGCATCCCCTGTTGTCGGAAAAG GAGCTTCTAGTGAAGCAAATTTGGCAAGAAGCATCAACAGTCTTGAACATATGCTTGATGCTAAG GTTTACTCTGTTGAAGACAAGGAATTGAAATCATTTGTGACCACTCctgtaattaatatatatcaCTATGCTTCAACTGCAAGTGGGGAAACTAGCATGTActtgaaaattgaagaaattaaaCGCCAG tGCATAGCAACCCTTGGTAGAAGTTCAGAAGATCACCAGAAACTGATGAATACAAAGAAACTTCTGAACCGAATGCATGATAATGTGGTTTTCTGTTTACAGAATCTTGGCATTTGGGGAGCACTGCAA GCTAGTCATATTCTTCTGAGTGGTGATCGTTCTGAGAGGCATGAATTGGTGGAGGCAGAAGGAAATTCAAGTGATGACTCTGTGTGTGACACTTATCTTGCTCAGGTTGCTGAACTATTTACTTCACAGTGCATTAAAG GTGACAATGTATCTGATGATTTATCTTCTTCGGAAATATTGAAAGAGCCATTTTTCTCAGCTAAGCTTTTACGACTCTTTGGGATACTCTCCACCTTTAG GTTGCAAAAGAACAtgaaatgtattatttttgtgaATCGAATTGTGACTGCGAGATCCCTATCATACATACTTCAGAAGCTCAAGCTTCTTAGACAATGGAGGAGTGATTATCTAGTAGGAGTACATTCTGGGTTGAAGAGTATGTCCCGTAAAACCATGAACATGATTCTTGACAAGTTTCGCTCTGGAGAG TTGAATTTGTTGGTTGCAACCAAAGTTGGTGAAGAAGGACTTGACATTCAGACATGTTGCCTCGTCATACGTTTTGATCTTCCAGAAACTGTTGCCAGCTTTATACAGTCAAGAGGCCGTGCACGCATGCCTCAGTCTGAATATGCTTTTTTGGTGGACAG GTATTTTGACCCCAAGCCAAATTTTTACTTCTTAGATGATTCAGAGGGAATTGTTTGCCACATAAGATTGCCTTCCAATGCACCAATACACCAAATTTTGGGTGCACCACAGTTGTCTATGGAGGCTTCCAAACGAGATGCTTGTCTGAAAGCAATAGAAGAACTATATAAATTAGGTGCTTTAAGTAATTTTCTCTTGCCAAAGGAAGATGATGCAGCGCCAGAAGAACAGGTTTCTGGCTCTACTGATGAAGATGAATGTGAAG ATGCCATCTCAAGAGGGGAATTACATGAGATGCTGGTTCCTTCTGCCTTTGGTCAGTCATGGACAAACAAGGATGAAATCGTCCATCTCAACTCGTACTACATAAAATTTTGTCCATGTCCAGTGGATAGGGTCTACAAAGAGTTTGGTCTTTTCATCATGGCCCGTCTTCCAATGGAGGCTGAGAAATTGGAACTTGATCTACATCTTGCTCATGGTCGATCCGTGATGACAAAATTTCTCCCATTTGGAGTTGTAGAATTTGACAAAGATGAg ATTAAGATGGCAGAGAAATTTCAAGAAATGTTCCTCAAAATTATTCTGGATAGATTAGAATTTGTTGCCGAGACTGTAGACTTGGGTTTGACTGCTGAAGCTGAGACAAGCTCATCGACCTTCTACCTTTTGCTTCCGGTCGTACTGCAAGAATATGGAAATGCCATGAAAGTAGATTGGAAGACAGTGAAAAGATGTCTTTGGTCACCAATCTTCAGGCATCCACAATATACTATGGACAAAAGAAAAATCCCTTTTGATATTCACCTGCAGCTTGCCAATGGTTACAAAAGTGTAAGAGATGTGGAGAATAGTTTAGTGTATGCACCACATAAAAGGACATTTTATTTTGTCACAAATATTGATTATGAAAAGACTGGATTTAGTCTTCATAAAGAATCAGGCACTTCAAGCTACGCGGATGACTTAATTGAAAA gttttccattcatctcaaaTACCCAAAACAACCACTTCTGCATGTGAAACCACTCCCCAATTTGCACAACCTGCTACACAACCGAAAGCGTGAAGATGCAG AACCACAGGAGCTGgatgaatatttaatttatttacctCCCGAGCTATGTGAACTGAAAATAATAGGCTTTTCGAAGGATATTGGTAGTTCCATATCTTTGCTACCCTCAATTATGCATCGACTTGGAAACTTGCTGGTGGCTATTGAACTAAAGCAATtgctatctttttcttttcccgaGGCAGCCGAAGTTAGTGCCCTTAGA GTTTTAGAGGCTCTCACCACTGAGAAGTGTCAGGAGCGCTTTTCCCTTGAAAGACTTGAAGTACTTGGTGATGCTTTCCTTAAATTTGTTGTTGCACGCCATTTTTTTCTCGTGCATGACAGCTTTCATGAAGGAGACCTAACAAAAAGGCGTTCCAATGCTGTAAATAATTCCAATTTGTTGAAGTTGGCCATTGGGCGCAATTTGCAG ATCTATATATGCGATCAGATATTTGATCCCTCTCAATTTTATGCATTAGGCCGTCCTTGCCCAAGAATTTGTTGTAAAGAAACTGAAGAAAGCATACACTTTTGTGCAAATTCTGTTAAAGAGCAAGGAAAAGTAACTGAAAACCGATGTAACAAAAATCATCATTGGCTACATAAGAAAACAGTTGCTGATGTGGTGGAAGCTCTGGTTGGAGCATTCCTAGTTGACAGTGGCTTTAAAGCCGCAGTTGCCTTTCTTACTTGGATTGGCATACAAGTTGGTTTTGAAGCTTTACAAGTGGTTGATATTTGCATAGCAAGTGCTGGCTATTTCCCTCTTTCTTCTGATGTAGACATTCCTTCTCTTGAAAGTAAGCTAGGACATCAATTTTTACATAAGGGTCTGCTTCTCCAGGCATTTGTGCACCCTTCTTACAATAAGCTTGGAGGAGGCTGTTATCAG CGATTGGAGTTTCTTGGAGATGCTGTCCTGGATTATTTGATTGCTTCATATCTATTCTCAGCTTATCCCAAACTAAAGCCTGGTCAATTGACAGATTTGAGATCATTGTCTGTTAACAACAAGGCATTTGCCTGTGTAGCAGTAGATCGCAGTTTTGATAAATATCTTTTATGTGATTCAAATGGATTGTCTGAGGCGATAAAAAAGTATGTAGACTACGTTCGAAGTCCTTCAACAGATAGTGGCATTAAAGAAGGGCCAAAATGTCCCAAG GCACTGGGTGACGTAGTGGAATCTTGTGTTGGTGCCATCCTTCTAGATACTGGGTTCAATTTGAACAAAGTTTGGAAAATTATGACTTCGTTCTTGGATCCAATCATGAAATTCTCATCAAGCTTGCAGCTGAGTCCTATTAGGGATTTGCGAGAACTTTGCCAAGCTCATAATTTGGAGTTGGAGTTTCTGCCAGTGCCATCAAAACTGACTAAAACGTTTACAGTTGAAGCGAAAGCAAGTGGGAATAATGTATGTGAAACAGCTTCAGCGACTGGCCAAAATAAAAAGGAGGCTTGTAGAATTGCTTCACTGATACTTTTTTCAAAGTTCAAG GCTCAAGGGTGGAAAGCAAAGTCAAAAACTTTGGAAGAAGTTCTGGAATCAACTTCTAAAATGGAACCAAAACTTATTGGCTATGATGAAACTCCCATTGATGTAACTGATACCAATACTGCCAAGCATATAATGGTAACTGCAGATTTGTACAGCAAATCAAACCCAGAAATTCGACGTATCCCAAATACAGATGAAATATGCTCTCCATGCGTGAAACGTGTTGGTCAAGTGCTTCAATCTTCTATGAGGGAAAAGCTCAGTGAAATATCTGAAAATCATTGCAGTAGTGAATCATCAGGGGCAG GAACTTCAAGATCACGACTGTATGAATTGTGTGCTGCTTATTGTTGGAAACCTCCTTCATTTGAATGCTGCAAAGAAGAGGGACCAGCTCACCTCAAACA ATTCACTTACAAGATGACCTTGGAGATAGAAGAGGTCCCTGATACGATTTTAGAGTTTGTTGGCGAACCTCGGTCAAAAAAGAAAGATGCTGCAGAGAGTGCGGCTCAGGGTGCATTTTGGTACCTGCAACAGGAAGGCTACTTTGCCTAG
- the LOC108345389 gene encoding dicer-like protein 4 isoform X1: MPDGESSAVVGDQPSMDPSLSLSNQQLFLGLSQVELDDDTVKKDPRKIARKYQLELCKKAMEENIIVYLGTGCGKTHIAVLLMHEMGHLIRKPQKNICVFLAPTVALVHQQAKVIADSTDFKVGIFCGSSKRLKRHQDWEQEIGQYEVLVMTPQILVHNLSHCFIMMEMIALLIFDECHHAQVKSNHAYAVIMKIFYNSNSSKVPRIFGMTASPVVGKGASSEANLARSINSLEHMLDAKVYSVEDKELKSFVTTPVINIYHYASTASGETSMYLKIEEIKRQCIATLGRSSEDHQKLMNTKKLLNRMHDNVVFCLQNLGIWGALQASHILLSGDRSERHELVEAEGNSSDDSVCDTYLAQVAELFTSQCIKGDNVSDDLSSSEILKEPFFSAKLLRLFGILSTFRLQKNMKCIIFVNRIVTARSLSYILQKLKLLRQWRSDYLVGVHSGLKSMSRKTMNMILDKFRSGELNLLVATKVGEEGLDIQTCCLVIRFDLPETVASFIQSRGRARMPQSEYAFLVDSRNKKELDIIDGFEKDEYRMNMEVTFRTSDETFIIPEENIFRVESTGASVSSGYSISLLHQYCSKLPHDEYFDPKPNFYFLDDSEGIVCHIRLPSNAPIHQILGAPQLSMEASKRDACLKAIEELYKLGALSNFLLPKEDDAAPEEQVSGSTDEDECEDAISRGELHEMLVPSAFGQSWTNKDEIVHLNSYYIKFCPCPVDRVYKEFGLFIMARLPMEAEKLELDLHLAHGRSVMTKFLPFGVVEFDKDEIKMAEKFQEMFLKIILDRLEFVAETVDLGLTAEAETSSSTFYLLLPVVLQEYGNAMKVDWKTVKRCLWSPIFRHPQYTMDKRKIPFDIHLQLANGYKSVRDVENSLVYAPHKRTFYFVTNIDYEKTGFSLHKESGTSSYADDLIEKFSIHLKYPKQPLLHVKPLPNLHNLLHNRKREDAEPQELDEYLIYLPPELCELKIIGFSKDIGSSISLLPSIMHRLGNLLVAIELKQLLSFSFPEAAEVSALRVLEALTTEKCQERFSLERLEVLGDAFLKFVVARHFFLVHDSFHEGDLTKRRSNAVNNSNLLKLAIGRNLQIYICDQIFDPSQFYALGRPCPRICCKETEESIHFCANSVKEQGKVTENRCNKNHHWLHKKTVADVVEALVGAFLVDSGFKAAVAFLTWIGIQVGFEALQVVDICIASAGYFPLSSDVDIPSLESKLGHQFLHKGLLLQAFVHPSYNKLGGGCYQRLEFLGDAVLDYLIASYLFSAYPKLKPGQLTDLRSLSVNNKAFACVAVDRSFDKYLLCDSNGLSEAIKKYVDYVRSPSTDSGIKEGPKCPKALGDVVESCVGAILLDTGFNLNKVWKIMTSFLDPIMKFSSSLQLSPIRDLRELCQAHNLELEFLPVPSKLTKTFTVEAKASGNNVCETASATGQNKKEACRIASLILFSKFKAQGWKAKSKTLEEVLESTSKMEPKLIGYDETPIDVTDTNTAKHIMVTADLYSKSNPEIRRIPNTDEICSPCVKRVGQVLQSSMREKLSEISENHCSSESSGAGTSRSRLYELCAAYCWKPPSFECCKEEGPAHLKQFTYKMTLEIEEVPDTILEFVGEPRSKKKDAAESAAQGAFWYLQQEGYFA; encoded by the exons ATGCCTGACGGAGAGTCCTCGGCTGTGGTGGGCGACCAACCCTCCATGGACCCTTCTTTAAGTCTCTCCAATCAACAACTGTTCCTCGGTCTTTCCCAAGTTGAACTTGACGATGACACAGTCAAGAAAGATCCCCGAAAAATTGCAAGAAA GTATCAGTTGGAGTTGTGCAAAAAAGCTATGGAGgaaaatataattgtatatttaGGGACAGGGTGTGGGAAAACTCATATTGCTGTGCTTCTTATGCATGAAATGGGCCATTTGATTCGTAAACCGCAGAAGAACATATGTGTCTTTCTTGCCCCTACTGTTGCTTTAGTTCATCAG CAAGCAAAGGTTATAGCAGACTCTACTGATTTTAAGGTTGGAATTTTCTGTGGAAGTTCCAAGCGCTTGAAACGGCATCAAGACTGGGAACAGGAGATTGGACAATATGAG GTTCTTGTTATGACCCCACAAATATTAGTGCACAACTTATCTCATTGTTTCATCATGATGGAAATGATTGCACTTTTGATATTTGATGAATGTCATCATGCTCAAGTCAAAAGCAACCATGCTTATGCAGTAATCATGAAA ATTTTCTACAATAGTAATTCTTCAAAGGTTCCTCGTATATTTGGCATGACCGCATCCCCTGTTGTCGGAAAAG GAGCTTCTAGTGAAGCAAATTTGGCAAGAAGCATCAACAGTCTTGAACATATGCTTGATGCTAAG GTTTACTCTGTTGAAGACAAGGAATTGAAATCATTTGTGACCACTCctgtaattaatatatatcaCTATGCTTCAACTGCAAGTGGGGAAACTAGCATGTActtgaaaattgaagaaattaaaCGCCAG tGCATAGCAACCCTTGGTAGAAGTTCAGAAGATCACCAGAAACTGATGAATACAAAGAAACTTCTGAACCGAATGCATGATAATGTGGTTTTCTGTTTACAGAATCTTGGCATTTGGGGAGCACTGCAA GCTAGTCATATTCTTCTGAGTGGTGATCGTTCTGAGAGGCATGAATTGGTGGAGGCAGAAGGAAATTCAAGTGATGACTCTGTGTGTGACACTTATCTTGCTCAGGTTGCTGAACTATTTACTTCACAGTGCATTAAAG GTGACAATGTATCTGATGATTTATCTTCTTCGGAAATATTGAAAGAGCCATTTTTCTCAGCTAAGCTTTTACGACTCTTTGGGATACTCTCCACCTTTAG GTTGCAAAAGAACAtgaaatgtattatttttgtgaATCGAATTGTGACTGCGAGATCCCTATCATACATACTTCAGAAGCTCAAGCTTCTTAGACAATGGAGGAGTGATTATCTAGTAGGAGTACATTCTGGGTTGAAGAGTATGTCCCGTAAAACCATGAACATGATTCTTGACAAGTTTCGCTCTGGAGAG TTGAATTTGTTGGTTGCAACCAAAGTTGGTGAAGAAGGACTTGACATTCAGACATGTTGCCTCGTCATACGTTTTGATCTTCCAGAAACTGTTGCCAGCTTTATACAGTCAAGAGGCCGTGCACGCATGCCTCAGTCTGAATATGCTTTTTTGGTGGACAG TCGTAATAAGAAGGAGCTTGACATAATTGATGGTTTTGAGAAAGATGAATACCGAATGAATATGGAAGTTACTTTTCGAACATCTGATGAGACATTCATTATCCCTGAGGAAAATATTTTCAGAGTTGAGTCGACTGGTGCTTCTGTTAGTTCTGGATATAGTATCTCCTTGCTTCACCAGTATTGTTCAAAGCTTCCACATGATGA GTATTTTGACCCCAAGCCAAATTTTTACTTCTTAGATGATTCAGAGGGAATTGTTTGCCACATAAGATTGCCTTCCAATGCACCAATACACCAAATTTTGGGTGCACCACAGTTGTCTATGGAGGCTTCCAAACGAGATGCTTGTCTGAAAGCAATAGAAGAACTATATAAATTAGGTGCTTTAAGTAATTTTCTCTTGCCAAAGGAAGATGATGCAGCGCCAGAAGAACAGGTTTCTGGCTCTACTGATGAAGATGAATGTGAAG ATGCCATCTCAAGAGGGGAATTACATGAGATGCTGGTTCCTTCTGCCTTTGGTCAGTCATGGACAAACAAGGATGAAATCGTCCATCTCAACTCGTACTACATAAAATTTTGTCCATGTCCAGTGGATAGGGTCTACAAAGAGTTTGGTCTTTTCATCATGGCCCGTCTTCCAATGGAGGCTGAGAAATTGGAACTTGATCTACATCTTGCTCATGGTCGATCCGTGATGACAAAATTTCTCCCATTTGGAGTTGTAGAATTTGACAAAGATGAg ATTAAGATGGCAGAGAAATTTCAAGAAATGTTCCTCAAAATTATTCTGGATAGATTAGAATTTGTTGCCGAGACTGTAGACTTGGGTTTGACTGCTGAAGCTGAGACAAGCTCATCGACCTTCTACCTTTTGCTTCCGGTCGTACTGCAAGAATATGGAAATGCCATGAAAGTAGATTGGAAGACAGTGAAAAGATGTCTTTGGTCACCAATCTTCAGGCATCCACAATATACTATGGACAAAAGAAAAATCCCTTTTGATATTCACCTGCAGCTTGCCAATGGTTACAAAAGTGTAAGAGATGTGGAGAATAGTTTAGTGTATGCACCACATAAAAGGACATTTTATTTTGTCACAAATATTGATTATGAAAAGACTGGATTTAGTCTTCATAAAGAATCAGGCACTTCAAGCTACGCGGATGACTTAATTGAAAA gttttccattcatctcaaaTACCCAAAACAACCACTTCTGCATGTGAAACCACTCCCCAATTTGCACAACCTGCTACACAACCGAAAGCGTGAAGATGCAG AACCACAGGAGCTGgatgaatatttaatttatttacctCCCGAGCTATGTGAACTGAAAATAATAGGCTTTTCGAAGGATATTGGTAGTTCCATATCTTTGCTACCCTCAATTATGCATCGACTTGGAAACTTGCTGGTGGCTATTGAACTAAAGCAATtgctatctttttcttttcccgaGGCAGCCGAAGTTAGTGCCCTTAGA GTTTTAGAGGCTCTCACCACTGAGAAGTGTCAGGAGCGCTTTTCCCTTGAAAGACTTGAAGTACTTGGTGATGCTTTCCTTAAATTTGTTGTTGCACGCCATTTTTTTCTCGTGCATGACAGCTTTCATGAAGGAGACCTAACAAAAAGGCGTTCCAATGCTGTAAATAATTCCAATTTGTTGAAGTTGGCCATTGGGCGCAATTTGCAG ATCTATATATGCGATCAGATATTTGATCCCTCTCAATTTTATGCATTAGGCCGTCCTTGCCCAAGAATTTGTTGTAAAGAAACTGAAGAAAGCATACACTTTTGTGCAAATTCTGTTAAAGAGCAAGGAAAAGTAACTGAAAACCGATGTAACAAAAATCATCATTGGCTACATAAGAAAACAGTTGCTGATGTGGTGGAAGCTCTGGTTGGAGCATTCCTAGTTGACAGTGGCTTTAAAGCCGCAGTTGCCTTTCTTACTTGGATTGGCATACAAGTTGGTTTTGAAGCTTTACAAGTGGTTGATATTTGCATAGCAAGTGCTGGCTATTTCCCTCTTTCTTCTGATGTAGACATTCCTTCTCTTGAAAGTAAGCTAGGACATCAATTTTTACATAAGGGTCTGCTTCTCCAGGCATTTGTGCACCCTTCTTACAATAAGCTTGGAGGAGGCTGTTATCAG CGATTGGAGTTTCTTGGAGATGCTGTCCTGGATTATTTGATTGCTTCATATCTATTCTCAGCTTATCCCAAACTAAAGCCTGGTCAATTGACAGATTTGAGATCATTGTCTGTTAACAACAAGGCATTTGCCTGTGTAGCAGTAGATCGCAGTTTTGATAAATATCTTTTATGTGATTCAAATGGATTGTCTGAGGCGATAAAAAAGTATGTAGACTACGTTCGAAGTCCTTCAACAGATAGTGGCATTAAAGAAGGGCCAAAATGTCCCAAG GCACTGGGTGACGTAGTGGAATCTTGTGTTGGTGCCATCCTTCTAGATACTGGGTTCAATTTGAACAAAGTTTGGAAAATTATGACTTCGTTCTTGGATCCAATCATGAAATTCTCATCAAGCTTGCAGCTGAGTCCTATTAGGGATTTGCGAGAACTTTGCCAAGCTCATAATTTGGAGTTGGAGTTTCTGCCAGTGCCATCAAAACTGACTAAAACGTTTACAGTTGAAGCGAAAGCAAGTGGGAATAATGTATGTGAAACAGCTTCAGCGACTGGCCAAAATAAAAAGGAGGCTTGTAGAATTGCTTCACTGATACTTTTTTCAAAGTTCAAG GCTCAAGGGTGGAAAGCAAAGTCAAAAACTTTGGAAGAAGTTCTGGAATCAACTTCTAAAATGGAACCAAAACTTATTGGCTATGATGAAACTCCCATTGATGTAACTGATACCAATACTGCCAAGCATATAATGGTAACTGCAGATTTGTACAGCAAATCAAACCCAGAAATTCGACGTATCCCAAATACAGATGAAATATGCTCTCCATGCGTGAAACGTGTTGGTCAAGTGCTTCAATCTTCTATGAGGGAAAAGCTCAGTGAAATATCTGAAAATCATTGCAGTAGTGAATCATCAGGGGCAG GAACTTCAAGATCACGACTGTATGAATTGTGTGCTGCTTATTGTTGGAAACCTCCTTCATTTGAATGCTGCAAAGAAGAGGGACCAGCTCACCTCAAACA ATTCACTTACAAGATGACCTTGGAGATAGAAGAGGTCCCTGATACGATTTTAGAGTTTGTTGGCGAACCTCGGTCAAAAAAGAAAGATGCTGCAGAGAGTGCGGCTCAGGGTGCATTTTGGTACCTGCAACAGGAAGGCTACTTTGCCTAG